A genomic segment from Bryobacteraceae bacterium encodes:
- a CDS encoding SDR family oxidoreductase, which produces MSVLDLFKLGGKTALVTGCRRGIGRAMAEGLAEAGADIVGVSAQMESDSEVGRAVRALGRKFAGYSCDFGDRAALYRFIEAVRGEQAPIDILVNNAGTILRKPAAEHPDEYWDRIIEINLNSQFVMAREFGKGMIERGSGKIIFTASLLTFQGGITVPGYAASKGAIGSLVKALANEWAGKGVQVNGVAPGYIATDVTEALRNDATRNPAILARIPAGRWGAPDDFKGAAVFLASRAADYVSGEILVVDGGWMGR; this is translated from the coding sequence ATGAGCGTTCTCGACCTCTTCAAACTGGGCGGAAAGACGGCGCTGGTAACAGGCTGCCGGCGCGGCATTGGGCGAGCGATGGCGGAGGGTCTGGCCGAAGCCGGCGCCGACATCGTCGGCGTGAGCGCGCAGATGGAGTCCGACAGCGAAGTGGGCCGGGCGGTGCGCGCGTTGGGGAGGAAGTTCGCGGGCTACTCGTGCGATTTCGGCGACCGCGCGGCGCTCTACCGATTTATCGAAGCCGTGCGCGGGGAGCAGGCGCCGATCGACATTCTGGTGAACAACGCGGGGACGATCCTGCGGAAGCCGGCAGCCGAGCACCCGGACGAATACTGGGACCGGATCATCGAGATCAACCTGAACTCGCAGTTCGTGATGGCGCGCGAATTCGGCAAAGGGATGATCGAGCGGGGATCGGGGAAGATCATATTCACGGCGTCGCTGCTGACGTTTCAGGGCGGGATCACGGTGCCTGGTTACGCGGCGAGCAAGGGCGCGATCGGATCCCTGGTGAAGGCGCTGGCGAACGAGTGGGCGGGCAAGGGAGTACAGGTGAACGGGGTCGCGCCGGGGTACATCGCCACCGATGTGACGGAGGCGCTGCGCAACGACGCGACGCGCAATCCGGCGATCCTGGCGCGGATCCCGGCGGGGCGGTGGGGAGCGCCGGATGATTTCAAGGGCGCGGCGGTGTTTCTGGCGTCGCGGGCGGCCGACTATGTGAGCGGCGAGATCCTCGTCGTCGACGGCGGATGGATGGGGCGGTAG
- a CDS encoding carboxypeptidase-like regulatory domain-containing protein codes for MLRRWLVALSLAPAALACTCVSLTVCDLIQRDVLFIGEVIEGGVEPQEDPWHAQSHAVTFRVVQAFRGIKPGAKTVQMDAVFLGGMCMPNPYHRGGSYLVAPVRRQGGFADGMCTASRSIHSDPGLIAAIRDHFAGRPVGVIGHAAIAEDAESVEYLLSAKETKAAAGATVTAERAGQRKNTTVDPLGAFRIPALSPGTYRLTLSLDPYETVFEDVTVPRDGCILHDSAFDSGSQISGRILDASGTPVPGVAALVPVDPPRDSAVEQPWMDDAHVEPREGNRFVFRNVPVGRYLLMSNPDGRQPFESTFYPDASTRAEAKEILVDSPLTVLSGMDLRVGKPVAMRDVTVRAKLPDGNLWPAAAIRLVGQPTEPGGLHWRGWGDGFKGETRFRAPANRKLRVEVIDSYGRKLSREYVAEFEPGVWPIIHEFTVEP; via the coding sequence ATGCTTCGACGATGGCTGGTCGCATTGTCGCTGGCGCCGGCGGCGCTGGCCTGTACATGCGTGTCACTCACGGTCTGCGACCTTATCCAACGAGACGTCCTGTTCATCGGCGAGGTAATCGAAGGCGGAGTGGAGCCGCAGGAAGACCCATGGCATGCCCAGTCGCATGCGGTGACTTTCCGCGTCGTTCAGGCCTTCCGCGGAATAAAGCCGGGTGCGAAGACGGTTCAGATGGACGCCGTGTTCCTCGGCGGTATGTGCATGCCAAACCCTTACCATCGCGGCGGCTCCTACTTGGTCGCTCCGGTACGGAGGCAGGGTGGTTTCGCAGACGGCATGTGCACTGCGTCACGCTCAATCCACTCCGATCCCGGCCTGATCGCCGCTATTCGCGACCATTTCGCCGGCAGACCTGTTGGAGTCATCGGCCACGCGGCGATTGCCGAAGACGCTGAGTCCGTCGAATACCTTCTCAGCGCAAAAGAGACGAAGGCCGCCGCGGGCGCGACGGTCACCGCAGAGCGAGCCGGGCAGCGCAAGAACACCACGGTGGACCCGCTTGGCGCTTTCCGAATCCCCGCGCTTTCGCCCGGAACCTATCGTCTGACCCTCTCCTTGGACCCATACGAGACGGTATTCGAAGACGTGACGGTTCCGCGAGACGGGTGCATCCTCCATGACAGCGCCTTCGATTCGGGGAGCCAAATCTCCGGACGCATCCTCGACGCGAGCGGCACTCCGGTGCCCGGAGTCGCAGCCCTGGTTCCGGTCGACCCGCCACGCGACTCCGCGGTAGAGCAACCGTGGATGGACGATGCTCACGTTGAGCCGCGTGAGGGCAACCGTTTTGTCTTTCGCAACGTCCCAGTCGGACGCTACCTTCTGATGTCGAATCCCGACGGGCGCCAGCCTTTCGAAAGCACCTTCTACCCGGACGCATCCACCCGCGCCGAGGCCAAGGAGATCCTCGTCGACTCTCCGCTGACCGTTCTCTCCGGCATGGACCTCCGCGTGGGGAAACCCGTAGCCATGCGCGACGTGACAGTCCGGGCGAAACTCCCCGACGGCAACCTCTGGCCCGCAGCCGCGATTAGGCTGGTCGGACAGCCAACCGAGCCTGGTGGCCTCCACTGGCGAGGCTGGGGCGACGGCTTCAAGGGCGAGACCCGCTTTCGCGCGCCCGCCAACCGCAAGCTCCGGGTCGAGGTGATCGATAGCTACGGCCGCAAGCTTTCTCGCGAATACGTGGCCGAATTCGAGCCCGGCGTCTGGCCGATCATCCACGAGTTCACCGTCGAGCCCTGA
- a CDS encoding carboxypeptidase-like regulatory domain-containing protein: protein MFRSWILAFAAAPTALGCTCANFTACDLVLRDVLFIGDVIDPGVKPSQISQSSSRPARFRVTEAFRGVRKGDTIDLQLAADLGPCTSGSYFEGRSYLVVPHAPGGGKYEDVRCMAQTDVAGHGRLIQQIQEHFAASSPHILGFVWFVRSHSVGPGALVTALGKGKLYSGRTRDDGSFRIDVLEPGTYYTTVLHPPFALSTQIWRRPWTAGPIRATEVNELGCGIENFELIATSSIRGTVLDGASRPMPGALVGLIDLDRPASPAPRGQWVQEVTANPRTGAFHFRNVPPGKYLAQYIPGERPFEPVYYPDSATRAGAKVITIARDGARIAGINIAAGKRAPMRYIKIHPRWLDGEPMATAEFTVFGSGDHSDDRWRPYSVHPDGAAPKDDPTSPPGIGFWAPASRTIHIKVKDRYGRPLKERYALEIPPGPGHVTREIVVESLAR from the coding sequence ATGTTCCGCTCGTGGATCCTCGCGTTCGCAGCCGCGCCCACGGCGCTTGGTTGTACCTGTGCCAATTTCACGGCCTGCGACCTCGTCCTCCGCGACGTGCTCTTCATCGGAGACGTGATCGACCCCGGCGTAAAGCCCTCGCAGATATCCCAATCCTCGTCGAGACCCGCACGCTTCCGCGTCACCGAGGCGTTCCGTGGCGTTCGGAAAGGAGACACGATCGACCTCCAACTGGCGGCCGATCTCGGACCCTGCACGTCCGGGTCGTACTTCGAGGGTCGTTCCTACCTCGTCGTGCCGCACGCGCCCGGGGGCGGCAAGTACGAGGACGTCCGGTGCATGGCTCAAACGGATGTTGCCGGTCACGGTAGGCTGATCCAACAAATCCAGGAACACTTCGCCGCTTCCTCCCCGCATATTCTCGGTTTCGTCTGGTTCGTTCGCTCGCACTCCGTTGGGCCTGGTGCGCTCGTTACCGCGCTCGGAAAAGGCAAACTCTATTCTGGCCGGACCAGAGACGACGGCAGCTTTCGCATCGATGTCCTGGAACCTGGGACATACTACACGACGGTTCTCCATCCCCCGTTCGCCTTGTCAACGCAAATCTGGCGAAGACCGTGGACGGCGGGCCCCATACGGGCTACCGAAGTCAATGAGCTCGGTTGTGGGATCGAAAACTTCGAGCTCATCGCTACCAGCAGTATCCGCGGAACCGTCCTCGACGGCGCATCCCGCCCGATGCCGGGAGCCTTGGTCGGACTGATCGATCTCGATCGTCCTGCCTCCCCAGCGCCCAGGGGCCAATGGGTCCAAGAGGTGACGGCGAACCCTAGAACCGGCGCGTTCCACTTCCGGAACGTCCCTCCCGGAAAATACCTCGCACAGTACATCCCCGGCGAGCGTCCGTTCGAACCGGTCTACTATCCGGACTCGGCCACACGCGCCGGGGCGAAAGTGATCACCATCGCACGGGACGGCGCGCGCATCGCCGGCATTAATATCGCCGCTGGCAAACGCGCTCCGATGCGTTACATCAAGATCCACCCGCGTTGGCTGGACGGCGAGCCGATGGCGACCGCGGAATTCACGGTCTTCGGCAGTGGCGACCACTCCGATGACCGATGGCGCCCCTACTCCGTGCACCCGGACGGTGCGGCGCCGAAAGACGATCCGACGTCTCCTCCGGGAATCGGATTCTGGGCTCCGGCTTCCAGGACGATCCACATCAAGGTCAAGGACCGCTACGGCCGGCCCCTCAAGGAACGTTACGCGCTGGAAATCCCACCCGGACCAGGACACGTCACGCGCGAAATCGTCGTCGAATCGCTGGCGCGATGA
- a CDS encoding ribbon-helix-helix protein, CopG family → MDVTVSLDDELVEKLDRIAASRETTLAATIGETLAQLAEEDLSAQVLAKFSATILRKTTPPATVPECAGDSELLIPVRVVGADRDIVRRALKAREVYRIDFWDGMIAAAAEGAVATVSPLRISSPGNPISASSPATRSGLRSRLRTFPHRRFDNRAVIG, encoded by the coding sequence ATGGACGTCACGGTCTCGCTCGACGACGAATTGGTGGAAAAGCTCGACCGTATCGCCGCGTCGCGCGAAACCACTCTCGCCGCCACCATCGGCGAAACCCTGGCGCAGTTGGCCGAGGAAGACCTATCGGCCCAGGTACTGGCGAAGTTCAGCGCGACAATTCTACGAAAGACCACTCCCCCGGCGACCGTACCCGAGTGTGCTGGCGATTCTGAACTGCTGATACCAGTCCGCGTGGTCGGAGCGGACCGGGACATCGTCCGCCGCGCCCTCAAGGCCCGCGAGGTCTACCGAATCGATTTCTGGGACGGCATGATCGCCGCCGCCGCCGAAGGGGCGGTTGCGACCGTATCCCCTCTGAGGATTTCATCACCGGGCAATCCTATTTCAGCATCCTCGCCCGCAACCCGTTCCGGCCTCCGTTCGAGGCTCCGGACGTTCCCCCACCGCCGATTTGACAACCGTGCCGTCATCGGCTAA
- a CDS encoding glycosyltransferase: MTGYTAVPLLLGAATWRDQLEKVLFDRTFEGVHQLNWFDYSLLIPYFTLLLILAFYGVNRYEVLWTYWKNRRRSTPAPDAEFEQLPRVTIQLPIFNERFVVERLLEEASRIDYPRELLQIQVLDDSTDDTHPFTERLVAQYAAEGHPIEYIHRTNRYGYKAGALENGLKTATGEFVAIFDADFVIPRDFLRRTIHYFTDPKVGLVQTRWSYLNRYYNLLTEVQGMLLDGHFVLEHNARFRSGQFFNFNGTAGIMRRTMVTDAGGWEHDTLTEDSDLSYRAQLKGWRFVYVPEIECPSELPVDTLGFQVQQSRWAKGLTQVAIKLLRRILRADLPWRVKLEAVWHLTPNIAYPLMIVVTAMMLPVMIVRFYMGWQQLLLVDIPLLVATFLSVIFFYTAAQYERDRRNWKRSLLMMPALMAAGAALSVINTKAVLEALFGVKTGFVRTPKYAITGNQKQDSRVAETNQKYRNRSGWLPYIELGLAAYFVAMVTYAIESYNFFAVPLLTIFVAGYGWAGVSTLLQEYRNKVAWERARKLADEAAR; encoded by the coding sequence ATGACAGGTTACACGGCGGTTCCGCTTTTGCTGGGCGCGGCCACTTGGCGCGACCAACTGGAAAAGGTTCTCTTCGATCGCACGTTCGAGGGCGTTCACCAGCTTAACTGGTTCGACTACTCCCTGCTCATCCCCTACTTCACGCTGCTGCTGATCCTGGCCTTCTATGGCGTCAACCGTTACGAAGTGCTCTGGACCTACTGGAAGAACCGCCGCCGGTCCACCCCGGCGCCGGACGCTGAGTTCGAACAACTCCCCCGGGTCACCATCCAGCTTCCGATCTTTAACGAGCGCTTCGTCGTGGAACGCCTGCTCGAAGAAGCCAGCCGCATCGACTATCCGCGCGAACTGCTCCAGATCCAGGTGCTCGACGACTCCACCGACGACACCCATCCGTTCACCGAGCGCCTCGTCGCGCAGTACGCCGCCGAAGGGCATCCGATCGAGTACATCCACCGGACCAACCGCTACGGCTACAAGGCCGGCGCGCTCGAGAACGGCCTCAAGACCGCCACCGGCGAGTTCGTGGCCATCTTCGACGCCGACTTCGTCATCCCCCGCGATTTCCTCCGCCGTACGATTCACTATTTCACCGATCCCAAGGTCGGCCTCGTGCAGACCCGCTGGTCCTACCTGAACCGCTACTACAACCTGCTCACCGAAGTGCAGGGCATGCTGCTCGACGGCCACTTCGTCCTCGAGCACAACGCGCGGTTCCGCTCCGGTCAGTTCTTCAATTTCAACGGCACGGCCGGCATCATGCGGCGGACCATGGTGACGGACGCCGGAGGCTGGGAGCACGATACCCTCACCGAGGACTCCGACCTCAGCTATCGCGCCCAGCTCAAGGGCTGGCGATTCGTGTATGTGCCCGAGATCGAATGCCCATCGGAACTGCCGGTGGATACCCTCGGTTTCCAGGTTCAGCAGTCGCGCTGGGCGAAGGGATTGACGCAGGTGGCGATCAAGCTCCTCCGCCGCATTCTCCGTGCCGACCTGCCTTGGCGCGTGAAGCTCGAAGCCGTCTGGCATCTCACGCCGAACATCGCCTACCCGCTGATGATCGTGGTGACGGCGATGATGCTGCCGGTAATGATCGTGCGATTTTACATGGGTTGGCAGCAGTTGCTGCTGGTGGACATCCCGCTGCTGGTGGCCACGTTCCTGTCGGTGATCTTCTTTTACACTGCCGCGCAGTACGAGCGCGACCGCCGCAATTGGAAGCGCTCGCTTCTGATGATGCCCGCGCTGATGGCGGCCGGAGCGGCGTTGAGCGTGATCAATACGAAGGCGGTTCTGGAAGCGCTGTTCGGCGTGAAGACCGGTTTCGTCCGGACGCCGAAGTACGCCATCACCGGGAACCAGAAGCAGGATTCGCGCGTCGCCGAGACGAATCAGAAGTATCGGAACCGCTCCGGGTGGTTGCCCTATATCGAGCTCGGGCTGGCCGCGTATTTCGTGGCGATGGTGACGTACGCGATCGAAAGCTACAACTTCTTCGCGGTTCCTCTGCTAACTATTTTCGTTGCCGGCTACGGATGGGCGGGCGTTTCCACGCTGCTGCAGGAGTACAGGAACAAGGTCGCCTGGGAACGCGCCCGCAAGCTGGCGGACGAAGCGGCAAGGTAG
- a CDS encoding carboxypeptidase regulatory-like domain-containing protein: protein MTRIVVAFTLLSASAWAQAVAGFGGISGVVRDATGAVVANASVVVANEGKGIRRALTTNEAGVFNAPALVPATGYDVTVNAQGFSAWEAKGMEILVGQNMNLNVTLDVATAATTVDVISAAPIIEQTKTGVSQVVNSRQILNLPINGRRVDSFVLLTPGVVSDGTFGLVSFRGIAGGNSFLTDGNDTTNQFYNENAGRTRITTQISQDAVQEFEVLSNNYSAEFGRASGGVINTVTRSGGNDVHGTGYWFFRNRSLNARDPYATVNPPEVRHQAGASIGGPVKKDKLFYFFNAETTRRKFPLVASLTRPPLFDGNGNFVGTCTATAAQCDAAVKFLGRQFQVLDRRADSELGFGKLDWRPTERHSISASFNYLRWISPNGIQTQAVLNNGNGVGNNANSTVRTRYGRLSWTSIPSNTVVNELRYGWFKDRLFDDVSESLIPAETGRVTLTVQGQSNLGVADAYPRLNPSENRHQFADNLTWTTGRHTVKTGVDFVNTQDYNDILRNRNGTYSYPTFTAFAQDFSGNTTGAKRWQSYSQRFGNPVVDTTIRDINFYVQDQFRANKNLTLNYGVRYEYAALPQPTLTNPDYPQTGRIVSPKKNFAPRIGIAYAFNDNKTVLRAGYGIFYARVQAGFVNSLFLENGLYQKQISLNGTVAADQALGPVFPGRLAGIDRNPPAGTVDVTFQSPDWRNPYTQQGDVGLERQITENLGLTLSYVWSRGLHLTTVRDLNIGALGPEVTYQIRDTSGATVGTYTTPTYRLANRIDRNWRRVNMVDHGGNSYYNAMVVQMRKRASRGLEASISYTWSHAIDFNQGGGNNNIFFSNGPSSLFNGDYRLDKSSSALDQRHRLVGTTVWQPTLVKSTSGAAHWALNNWQLSQITTFASAQPQTPTIFVSGSPFAGAAFNNSLNGFGASSRAPFIPAASLDIDQIYRTDARLTKILPFKERYQLHLNFEAFNVFNHVSNTSVNGQAYQASGGFLTPTARLGEGSASQGFPDGTNARRAQVSLRFIF, encoded by the coding sequence ATGACTCGCATTGTTGTTGCGTTTACACTGCTCAGTGCGTCTGCATGGGCACAGGCGGTTGCCGGATTCGGCGGAATTTCAGGCGTGGTGCGCGACGCCACGGGCGCCGTGGTCGCCAACGCGTCCGTGGTCGTCGCCAACGAGGGGAAAGGCATCCGCCGCGCCCTCACCACGAACGAGGCCGGAGTCTTCAACGCCCCGGCTCTGGTGCCGGCCACCGGATACGACGTCACCGTGAACGCCCAGGGATTCTCCGCGTGGGAAGCCAAGGGCATGGAGATCCTGGTTGGCCAGAACATGAACCTGAACGTCACGCTCGACGTCGCCACGGCGGCGACGACGGTGGACGTGATCAGCGCGGCCCCGATCATCGAGCAGACCAAGACCGGCGTTTCCCAGGTGGTGAACTCGCGGCAGATTCTCAACCTGCCGATCAACGGGCGGCGCGTGGACAGCTTTGTGCTGCTGACTCCGGGCGTGGTCTCCGACGGCACATTTGGGCTGGTGAGCTTCCGGGGGATCGCCGGCGGCAACTCGTTCCTCACCGACGGCAACGACACCACCAACCAGTTCTACAACGAGAACGCCGGGCGGACGCGCATTACGACGCAGATTTCGCAGGACGCGGTGCAGGAGTTCGAAGTGCTCTCGAACAACTATTCGGCGGAGTTCGGGCGCGCTTCGGGCGGCGTGATCAACACCGTCACGCGATCGGGCGGCAACGATGTGCACGGCACCGGCTACTGGTTCTTCCGCAACCGTTCCTTGAACGCGCGCGATCCGTACGCGACGGTGAATCCGCCGGAGGTCCGCCATCAGGCGGGCGCGTCCATCGGCGGACCGGTCAAGAAGGACAAGCTGTTTTACTTCTTCAATGCCGAGACCACGCGGCGGAAGTTCCCGCTAGTGGCGTCGCTGACCAGGCCGCCGCTGTTCGACGGCAACGGCAACTTCGTGGGAACGTGCACGGCGACGGCGGCGCAGTGCGACGCGGCGGTGAAGTTCCTGGGGCGGCAGTTCCAGGTGCTCGACCGGCGGGCGGATTCCGAACTCGGGTTCGGGAAGCTCGACTGGCGGCCCACCGAGCGGCACTCGATCAGCGCCAGCTTCAACTACCTGCGCTGGATCTCGCCGAACGGCATCCAGACGCAGGCCGTGCTGAACAACGGCAACGGCGTGGGCAACAACGCCAACTCGACGGTGCGGACGCGATATGGGCGCTTGTCATGGACGTCGATTCCGTCGAACACGGTGGTGAATGAGCTCCGCTACGGCTGGTTCAAGGACCGGTTGTTCGACGACGTTTCCGAATCGCTGATCCCGGCCGAGACCGGTCGCGTGACGCTCACCGTGCAGGGCCAATCGAACCTCGGCGTGGCGGACGCCTATCCGCGGCTGAATCCGAGCGAGAACCGGCACCAGTTCGCCGACAACCTGACGTGGACCACGGGCCGCCACACGGTGAAAACCGGCGTCGACTTCGTAAACACCCAGGACTACAACGACATCCTGCGCAACCGCAACGGCACGTACTCCTACCCGACCTTCACCGCCTTCGCGCAGGATTTCTCGGGCAACACGACCGGCGCCAAGCGGTGGCAGAGCTACTCCCAGCGCTTCGGGAATCCGGTGGTGGACACCACCATCCGCGACATCAACTTCTACGTGCAGGATCAGTTCCGCGCGAATAAGAACCTCACGCTCAACTACGGCGTCCGCTACGAGTACGCCGCGCTGCCCCAGCCGACGCTCACCAATCCGGACTACCCGCAGACGGGCCGGATCGTTTCGCCGAAGAAGAACTTCGCGCCGCGCATCGGCATCGCGTATGCCTTCAACGACAACAAAACGGTGCTCCGCGCCGGCTACGGGATTTTCTACGCGCGCGTGCAGGCGGGCTTCGTGAACTCACTGTTTCTCGAGAACGGCCTCTACCAGAAGCAGATCAGCCTGAACGGCACGGTGGCGGCGGATCAGGCGCTTGGTCCGGTATTCCCGGGGCGGCTGGCCGGTATTGACCGGAATCCGCCGGCCGGCACAGTGGATGTGACGTTCCAATCGCCCGACTGGCGCAACCCGTACACGCAGCAGGGCGACGTCGGGCTGGAGCGGCAGATCACGGAGAACCTGGGGCTGACGCTGTCGTACGTATGGTCGAGGGGGCTGCATCTGACGACGGTGCGGGATCTCAACATCGGCGCCCTGGGGCCGGAAGTCACCTACCAGATCCGCGACACGTCGGGGGCGACGGTGGGCACATACACGACTCCGACCTACCGGCTGGCGAATCGTATCGACCGCAACTGGCGCCGGGTGAACATGGTGGACCACGGCGGCAATTCGTATTACAACGCGATGGTGGTCCAGATGCGAAAGCGCGCCTCGCGCGGTCTCGAGGCGTCGATTTCGTACACGTGGTCCCACGCGATCGACTTCAACCAGGGCGGCGGCAACAACAACATCTTCTTCTCGAACGGGCCGTCGAGCCTGTTCAACGGCGACTACCGGCTGGACAAGTCGTCGTCGGCGCTGGACCAGCGGCACCGCCTCGTGGGAACGACGGTGTGGCAGCCGACGCTGGTGAAGTCGACCTCCGGGGCGGCGCACTGGGCGCTGAACAACTGGCAGCTTTCGCAGATTACGACGTTCGCGTCGGCCCAGCCGCAGACCCCGACCATCTTCGTTTCGGGATCGCCCTTCGCCGGCGCCGCGTTCAACAACAGCCTCAACGGGTTTGGCGCGTCGTCGCGGGCGCCGTTCATCCCGGCGGCGAGCCTGGATATCGACCAGATCTACCGGACCGACGCGCGGCTGACCAAGATCCTTCCGTTCAAGGAGCGCTACCAGCTCCACCTGAATTTCGAAGCGTTCAATGTGTTCAACCACGTTTCCAACACCAGCGTGAACGGGCAGGCCTACCAGGCGAGCGGCGGCTTCCTGACGCCGACCGCGCGGTTGGGCGAAGGTTCGGCGTCGCAGGGCTTCCCGGACGGGACCAACGCGCGGCGGGCGCAGGTGAGCTTGCGGTTCATTTTTTAG
- a CDS encoding SDR family oxidoreductase, whose protein sequence is MRLKDKVAIVTGAGAGIGEAIALRFAEEGARLVLADIHEPNCRKVVGKIRAAGGVAEAAIADISKEEACASISAAAFEAFGGIDILVNNAADFTQMNIEQATMADWGRVLGVNVIGTANVSKHCIPHLKARGKGAIVNVASMSGIIAQPNFATYNSSKGAVLTLSRCMALDLAPFGIRVNTVCPGCVVTSASFREIERLGLTFEEWASAITPKKMLGRLGEPVEVANAVLFLASDEASFITAADLVVDGGYVAQ, encoded by the coding sequence ATGCGCCTCAAGGACAAAGTCGCCATCGTCACCGGAGCCGGCGCCGGTATCGGCGAGGCCATTGCGCTCCGCTTCGCCGAAGAGGGAGCGCGGCTCGTTCTCGCCGATATTCACGAACCGAATTGCCGGAAAGTCGTGGGCAAAATCCGAGCCGCCGGCGGCGTCGCTGAAGCCGCGATCGCCGACATCTCGAAGGAAGAAGCGTGCGCCTCGATCTCGGCCGCGGCCTTCGAAGCCTTTGGCGGAATCGACATCCTCGTAAACAACGCGGCCGACTTCACCCAGATGAACATCGAGCAGGCCACGATGGCCGATTGGGGCCGCGTCCTCGGCGTGAATGTCATCGGCACCGCCAACGTCTCCAAGCACTGCATCCCGCATCTCAAGGCGCGCGGCAAAGGGGCCATCGTCAACGTGGCTTCGATGAGCGGCATCATCGCCCAGCCGAATTTCGCCACCTACAACTCGAGCAAAGGCGCCGTGCTCACGCTCAGCCGCTGCATGGCTCTCGACCTCGCCCCGTTCGGCATTCGCGTCAATACCGTGTGCCCCGGCTGCGTCGTCACCAGCGCTTCGTTCCGCGAGATCGAACGCCTTGGCTTGACCTTCGAAGAGTGGGCGTCCGCCATCACACCGAAGAAGATGCTCGGCCGGCTGGGCGAACCGGTCGAAGTGGCCAATGCTGTCCTCTTCCTCGCCTCCGACGAAGCCAGCTTCATCACCGCCGCGGACCTCGTGGTCGACGGCGGCTACGTCGCGCAGTAA
- a CDS encoding alcohol dehydrogenase catalytic domain-containing protein — protein sequence MRAAYYEGKGAVRPGSCEPVKPGAGEVQLRVSHCGICGTDLHIFHGNMDHRVHVPQVIGHETAGVIEAVGDGVELWSPGDRVTVMPLDPCHQCPACQAGHSHICQKLKFIGIDTPGGMQALWTVPAHTLHRVPAGLDLKQAALIEPIAVACHDVRMGELKPGENAVVLGGGPIGALVAMVAKLAGANVLVSEVNPFRIQLLTELGLEVVNPLEVDLVKLVTERTGDAGADIVFEVSGAAPVAAMMTDLLRTRGRVVLVAVYAKPVPVNLHRFFWRELRMIGARVYEHEDFDKAIELLAAGSMRFDRLITDVYPIDGLKQGFEQMERGGGVMKILIDCAS from the coding sequence ATGCGAGCAGCGTATTACGAAGGAAAAGGGGCGGTTCGCCCGGGGTCCTGCGAGCCGGTGAAGCCGGGTGCGGGCGAGGTCCAGTTGCGCGTTTCCCATTGCGGGATCTGCGGCACTGATCTGCACATTTTCCACGGGAACATGGATCACCGCGTGCATGTACCGCAGGTGATCGGCCATGAGACGGCGGGAGTGATCGAAGCAGTGGGGGACGGGGTGGAGTTGTGGTCGCCGGGCGACCGCGTGACGGTGATGCCGCTGGACCCGTGCCATCAGTGCCCGGCGTGCCAGGCCGGCCATAGCCATATCTGCCAGAAGCTGAAGTTCATCGGGATCGACACGCCGGGCGGAATGCAGGCGCTTTGGACAGTCCCGGCGCATACGCTGCACCGGGTGCCGGCGGGTTTGGACTTGAAGCAAGCGGCGTTGATCGAGCCGATCGCGGTGGCGTGCCACGACGTGCGGATGGGCGAGTTGAAGCCGGGCGAGAACGCGGTGGTGCTCGGCGGCGGTCCGATTGGGGCGCTGGTGGCCATGGTGGCGAAGCTCGCCGGGGCGAACGTACTGGTGAGCGAGGTGAATCCGTTCCGGATCCAGTTGCTGACGGAGTTGGGCTTGGAGGTGGTGAATCCGCTCGAGGTGGACTTGGTGAAGCTGGTGACGGAGCGAACGGGCGACGCGGGGGCCGATATCGTATTCGAAGTGTCCGGCGCGGCTCCAGTGGCGGCGATGATGACGGATCTGCTGCGGACGCGCGGGCGGGTTGTGCTGGTGGCGGTGTACGCCAAACCGGTTCCGGTGAACCTGCACCGTTTCTTCTGGCGCGAACTGCGGATGATCGGCGCGCGTGTGTACGAGCACGAGGATTTCGACAAGGCGATTGAGTTGCTGGCGGCGGGCTCGATGCGGTTCGACAGGTTGATCACCGACGTGTATCCGATCGATGGACTCAAGCAGGGCTTCGAGCAGATGGAGCGCGGCGGCGGCGTGATGAAGATTCTGATCGACTGCGCGAGCTAA
- a CDS encoding PIN domain-containing protein, producing the protein MTYLLDTNILIGILTGRKPYADMLAKLVRDHNVLATCAVVVSEIYAGMRPAEAQRTNSLLASLLYLQADFEVARRAGLIRADAITEGRHMALADASIAATAMEHGCTLITENGKDFHVPGLRMEAPAEARAA; encoded by the coding sequence ATGACTTATCTGCTGGATACGAACATCCTGATCGGCATCCTCACCGGACGTAAGCCGTACGCGGACATGTTGGCGAAGCTGGTTCGGGATCACAATGTCCTGGCGACCTGCGCGGTAGTGGTGAGCGAAATCTACGCCGGGATGCGGCCAGCGGAAGCGCAAAGAACCAATTCCCTGCTCGCCAGTCTGCTCTACCTGCAGGCCGACTTCGAGGTGGCGCGGCGGGCCGGATTGATCCGAGCCGACGCGATCACAGAAGGCCGCCACATGGCGCTCGCCGATGCCTCGATCGCCGCAACGGCGATGGAGCACGGATGCACGTTGATCACGGAGAACGGGAAAGACTTCCATGTCCCCGGGCTGCGCATGGAAGCTCCCGCGGAAGCGCGAGCCGCCTAG